CCCGGGGTGTCGCCCAGTTCCTGTCCGGCGGTTGTCTCTCGCTCGGGGGTGTTCCCGGAACACCGGTGGACAGGTTCGGTGCGTGGCGTTCCGGGTGGTGCTCTGGTTGGTTCGGGGCCAACCGAGAAGCGACGGTACGTAACCGGGAACGCCGCGCCAAACGGAAGCGTACGTGATGCACGTCACAGTAACACTACGGAGTGATCCTTCGACCCGAGTGTTTAGGCAGGTCAGGGCACCGTTATGGTTCCGTTTCCGTTCCGAGATCGGGCGAAACAAATCACGGAAAGTGAGGTATGGGTCACGCCCTAACCCATCCGGGAAGGACCTGGTCAGCCCCCGGCGAAGGGCGGCAGCACGTCCAGTTGTGATCCCGGCGACACGGGCGTGTCGAGGTTCCTGACCGCCACGCCGTCGAGGAGGTAGCTGCACGCGGGCAGGACGCGCGCCAGTCGGCCCCCGTGCCGGGCCGCCAGGACCGCCACGGCGGCCCGCACGGTCGGCTCGCCACCGGGCAGCCCCACCTCCTCCCCGTCCACGCCCGCGGCCGCCCGCGCACCCGCGAAGTACCGGACCGCCAAGGCCGCCACCGCGCAGTCCTCCACCGCGCCGTCCTCCACCGGGTTGTCCTCGACCGGGCCGCTCTCCACCGCGCCGTCCTCCCGCACGCGCCGTCACCCGCCGATCGCGCTCATGGGCCGGTCGGGCTGGCTGAAACCGGCGTCGTTGATGCCGTGCCCGGCGGCCTTCGCCCACGAGTTGCCCCGCCACGCCGCCGCGACCTCCTCGTCGGACGCGCCGCCGCGCAGCAGCGCCCGCAGGTCCGTCTCGGTCCGGCTGAACAGGCAGTTGCGCACCTGGCCGTCGGCGGTCAGCCGGGTCCGGTCGCACGCCGCGCAGAACGGCCGCGTCACCGAGGCGATCACGCCCACCACCGCCGGCCCGCCGTCCACCAGCCACTTCTCGGCGGGCGCGCCGCCGCGCCCACCCGGCTCCGGGTCCAGGGTGAACGCCGTGCGCAGCGCTGCCAGGATCTCCTCGGCGGTCACCATGTCGTCCCGGTCCCAGCCGTGCTGCGGGTCCAGCGGCATCTGCTCGATGAACCGCAACTGGTAGCCGTGCTCCAGGCAGAACCGCAGCAGCGGCACGGCCTCGTCCTCGTTGACGCCGCGCATCAGCACCGTGTTGACCTTCACCGGCGTCAGCCCGGCGGCCCGCGCCGCGGCGAGCCCGGCGAACACGTCGTCGAGCCGGTCGCGCCTGGTCAGCGTGCGGAACCGGGCCGGGTCGAGGGTGTCCAGCGAGACGTTGACCCGGTCCAGGCCGGCCGCCGCGAGCCCTTCGGCGCGCCGCGCCAGGGTCAACCCGTTCGTGGTCATCGAGATCCGCGGCCGGGGCCGCAGCGCGGCGGTCGCCGCCACGACCTCGTCCAGGCCGGGCCGCAGCAGCGGCTCGCCGCCGGTGAACCGGACGTCGGTCACCCCCAGCCGGGTCACCGCGACGTCGAGCAGCCTGGTCAGCTCCGCGTCGGTGAGCAGGTCCGGCTTGGGCAGCCAGTCCAGCCCCTCCGCGGGCATGCAGTAGGTGCAGCGCAGGTTGCAGCGGTCGGTGAGCGACACGCGCAGGTCGGTCGCGATCCGGCCGAACCGGTCGACCAGCAGAGGTGTGCCCGGACGTCCCGCGGTGTCCGGGTTGCCGCGCACGGCGGGTAGCCCCAACTCGACAGCTGTCACCTCGTCCAGGGTAATCGGATCGCACGCCGGGGTGCGTGGGGCGAAGCCGCACTGCGCACGCGGGGAGAGCGGAGGACCATGCCCCACCCGGCGCCCCAGCCGCTAAGTTGCTCGGCATGACGAGCGAGCACGACGTTCCCGCCGACGTGGTGGAGCGGTTCGGCTCCTACGCCCGGGAGACGAGTGCGCTCACCGCCCGGGTCCACGGCAGGCTGGCGGAGCGGCTGGGCCTGTCGCAGACCGACGAGAAGTGCCTCGACCTGGCGCTGCGGGCCGAGGGGCCGGTCACGGCGGGCCGGATCGCCGAGCTGTCCGGCCTGTCCACGGGCGCGGTGACCGGGGTGATCGACCGGCTGGAGCAGGCCGGCTACGTGCGCCGCGTCCGCGACCCGCACGACCGCCGCAAGGTGCTCGTCGAGGTGACGCTCGGCGAGGAGGCCCGGTCCGCGCGCCTGTCGCTCGGCGCGCAGGCGGCCCTGGCGGAGGTGCTGTCGCGCTTCACGCCCGAGGAGCGGGACGTGCTGGAGCGGTACAGCAAGACGGTCATCGAGGCGTTCCGCAAGCGCGTGGTCGACGCCTGAGCCGGGGGCACCCCGAGCCGGCAGCATGTCGCCCATGGGCGACCAGTGGAACTACCTGATGGACATGGACGGCGTGCTCGTGCACGAGGAGCACCCGATCCCGGGTTCGAGCGAGTTCGTCGCCGAGCTGACCGCGAACGCCATCCCGTTCCTCGTGCTCACCAACAACTCCATCTACACCCCGCGCGACCTGCGCGCCCGGCTGTCCCGCACCGGCCTGGAGGTGCCGGAGTCGGCGATCTGGACGTCGGCGCTGGCGACCGCGAAGTTCCTCGACTCGCAGCGGCCCGGCGGGTCGGCGTTCGTCATCGGCGAGGCGGGCCTGACCACGGCGCTGCACGAGATCGGCTACGTGCTCACCGACCGCGATCCGGACTACGTGGTGCTGGGCGAGACGCGCACCTACAGCTTCACCGCGATCACCAAGGCCATCCGGCTGGTCGAGGAGGGCGCGAAGTTCATCGCCACCAACCCCGACGCCACGGGCCCGTCGAGGGAGGGCTCGCTGCCCGCGACCGGCGCGGTGGCCGCGCTCATCGAGCGGGCCACCGGCCGCGCCCCCTACTACGTGGGCAAGCCGAACCCGCTGATGATGAGGTCGGCGCTGCGGGCGCTGGGCGCGCACTCGGCGAACACGCTGATGATCGGCGACCGGATGGACACCGACGTGCGGTCCGGCCTGGAGGCGGGCCTGCGCACCATCCTGGTGCTGACGGGCATCTCCGCCGACTCCACCGCCGAGCTGTACCCGTACCGGCCGACGCGGGTGGTGAAGTCGATCGCCGACCTGGTGGGCCACTCGGCCGACCCGTTCCCCGAGGACGAGCCGAACCCCGTGTGACCCCGCCGGGTGCGCGGCGCGGTCGCGCCGTCACCGTCCGCTCGCCGAAGATCACCCCCGCGGGTGAGCGGTCGCGCCGACCACCGGGCGGAGCACCGGAGCACTGATCGACTTGCGCGCACGACCTCCGCGCGTCGCCTATCGTCGCGGGTGTGGAACGACCGCTGTTCGTGGTCGGCGACGTGCACGGGCACCTCGCCGAGCTGATTCGCGCCCTGCACGCCTCGGACCTGGTGGACGCCGACGGCGACTGGACCGGCGGCGACGCGGAGCTGTGGTTCCTCGGCGACTTCGTCGACCGCGGCCCCGACGGCATCGGCGTGATCGAACTGGTCATGCGCCTGCACGAGCAGAGCGGCGGGCAGGTCGACGCCCTCGTGGGCAACCACGAGGTGCTGCTGCTGGGCATGCACCGGTTCGGCGACGAGAACGTGCCGGGCGCCCCCACGCCCCGCAGCTTCGCCCGCAGTTGGCTGCTCAACGGCGGCCTGCGCAGCGACCAGGACCGGCTCACCGCGGCGCACATCGACTGGCTGACGTCCCGCCGCGTGCTCACCGAGGTCGACGGCCACCTGCTGATGCACTCCGACACCCTCGCCTACCTGGAGTGGGGCGCCGCGGTCGACGAGGTCAACGAGGCCGTGCGCCAGGTCCTCAGGGGCGACGACCTGGAGCAGTGGTGGGAGTGCTGGCGCAAGATGACGACCCGCTACGCGTTCCGCGGCCCGGACGGCCCGGCGGTGGCCGCCGCGCTGCTCGACGTGCTGGGCGGCCGGGAGGTCGTGCACGGGCACAGCGTCATCGCCGACCAGCTCGGCGTGCCGCCGCAGGAGATCGACGGCCCGCTGCGCTACGCCGACGACCTGGTGCTCGCGGTGGACGCGGGCCTCTACAGCGGCGGCCCGTGCCTGGTCGTCCGCCTCGACGAGCCCGAGCCCGAGGTCGAACCCGGGGCCGGCGACTAGGGGACCGGCACGATCTCCTTGCCCAGCGGCATGAGCGAGACCGGCACCAGCTTGAAGTTCGCGATGCCGAGCGGGATGCCGATGATGGTCACGCACAGCGCCAGGCCGGTCACGATGTGCCCGATCGCCAGCCAGACACCCGCGACCACGATCCAGATCACGTTGCCGAGCAGCGACGGCGCGCCCGCGCCGGGCCGGTCCACGACGGTGCGGCCGAACGGCCACAGCGCGTAGTTCGCGATCCGGAACGAGGCGAGCCCCCACGGGATCGTGATGATCAGCACGCAGCACACGATGCCCGCGAGCACGTACCCCACGGCCAGCCAGAAGCCGCTCAGCACCAGCCAGATCACGTTCAGGATGAGCCTCACCCGACCATCCTGCCCGATTAAGCTGCCCGCTTGTGCAGAACAGACTCCGCTGGGGCGTCGTCGCCACGGGCGGCATCGCCGACGTCGTGACCGGTGACCTCCGCCTCCTGCCCGACGCCGAGGTGCTCGCGGTGTCGTCCCGCGCGCTGCCGAAGGCCGAGGCCTTCGCCGCGAAGCACGGCATCCCGCGCGCCTACGGCGACTACGCCGACCTGCTGGCCGACCCCGACGTGGACGTGGTCTACGTGGCGACGCCGCACGTCCAGCACCACGAGGTGAGCCGGGCCGCCCTGGAGGCGGGCAAGCACGTGCTGTGCGAGAAGCCCGCCGCGCTGACCTCCGCCGACCTGCGGGACGTGGTGGACCTGGCGCGCGAGCGCGGCCTGTTCTTCATGGAGGCCGTCTGGACCCGGTTCAACCCGCTCGTCACGCGCCTGGGCGACCTGGTCGCGGCGGGGGAGATCGGCGAGGTGCGGTCGGTCCGGGCCGACTTCGGCTTCACGCTGCCGCACGACCCGGCGCACCGGCTGTGGAACCGGGACCTCGGCGGCGGCTCGCTGTTCGACCTGGGCATCTACCCGGTGTCGTTCGCGCACCTGCTGCTCGGCGAGCCGGAGGTGGTGCACGCGCACGGGTCGCTGGTCGGCGGCGTGGACGCCGAACTGGGCATGCTGCTCGGCTACCCCGGCGGCGCCCACGCCCTGCTCGGGTCGTCGCTGGTCAGCCCGCTCAAGGACGGCGCGGTCGTGTACGGCACGAAGGGGCTCGTGGAGTTCCCGGAGGCGATGTACAACCCGGCGCGCATGATCGTGAACGGCGTGGAG
This region of Saccharothrix longispora genomic DNA includes:
- a CDS encoding MoaD/ThiS family protein gives rise to the protein MREDGAVESGPVEDNPVEDGAVEDCAVAALAVRYFAGARAAAGVDGEEVGLPGGEPTVRAAVAVLAARHGGRLARVLPACSYLLDGVAVRNLDTPVSPGSQLDVLPPFAGG
- a CDS encoding YccF domain-containing protein; translated protein: MRLILNVIWLVLSGFWLAVGYVLAGIVCCVLIITIPWGLASFRIANYALWPFGRTVVDRPGAGAPSLLGNVIWIVVAGVWLAIGHIVTGLALCVTIIGIPLGIANFKLVPVSLMPLGKEIVPVP
- a CDS encoding Gfo/Idh/MocA family protein, which translates into the protein MQNRLRWGVVATGGIADVVTGDLRLLPDAEVLAVSSRALPKAEAFAAKHGIPRAYGDYADLLADPDVDVVYVATPHVQHHEVSRAALEAGKHVLCEKPAALTSADLRDVVDLARERGLFFMEAVWTRFNPLVTRLGDLVAAGEIGEVRSVRADFGFTLPHDPAHRLWNRDLGGGSLFDLGIYPVSFAHLLLGEPEVVHAHGSLVGGVDAELGMLLGYPGGAHALLGSSLVSPLKDGAVVYGTKGLVEFPEAMYNPARMIVNGVEHTHAQEGAGYVPQLREVVARVAAGEVESPSMTHDDSLAVLRTMERAAAAVGLSYEGVR
- a CDS encoding HAD-IIA family hydrolase — protein: MGDQWNYLMDMDGVLVHEEHPIPGSSEFVAELTANAIPFLVLTNNSIYTPRDLRARLSRTGLEVPESAIWTSALATAKFLDSQRPGGSAFVIGEAGLTTALHEIGYVLTDRDPDYVVLGETRTYSFTAITKAIRLVEEGAKFIATNPDATGPSREGSLPATGAVAALIERATGRAPYYVGKPNPLMMRSALRALGAHSANTLMIGDRMDTDVRSGLEAGLRTILVLTGISADSTAELYPYRPTRVVKSIADLVGHSADPFPEDEPNPV
- a CDS encoding metallophosphoesterase, which translates into the protein MERPLFVVGDVHGHLAELIRALHASDLVDADGDWTGGDAELWFLGDFVDRGPDGIGVIELVMRLHEQSGGQVDALVGNHEVLLLGMHRFGDENVPGAPTPRSFARSWLLNGGLRSDQDRLTAAHIDWLTSRRVLTEVDGHLLMHSDTLAYLEWGAAVDEVNEAVRQVLRGDDLEQWWECWRKMTTRYAFRGPDGPAVAAALLDVLGGREVVHGHSVIADQLGVPPQEIDGPLRYADDLVLAVDAGLYSGGPCLVVRLDEPEPEVEPGAGD
- a CDS encoding MarR family winged helix-turn-helix transcriptional regulator, which encodes MTSEHDVPADVVERFGSYARETSALTARVHGRLAERLGLSQTDEKCLDLALRAEGPVTAGRIAELSGLSTGAVTGVIDRLEQAGYVRRVRDPHDRRKVLVEVTLGEEARSARLSLGAQAALAEVLSRFTPEERDVLERYSKTVIEAFRKRVVDA
- the moaA gene encoding GTP 3',8-cyclase MoaA; amino-acid sequence: MTAVELGLPAVRGNPDTAGRPGTPLLVDRFGRIATDLRVSLTDRCNLRCTYCMPAEGLDWLPKPDLLTDAELTRLLDVAVTRLGVTDVRFTGGEPLLRPGLDEVVAATAALRPRPRISMTTNGLTLARRAEGLAAAGLDRVNVSLDTLDPARFRTLTRRDRLDDVFAGLAAARAAGLTPVKVNTVLMRGVNEDEAVPLLRFCLEHGYQLRFIEQMPLDPQHGWDRDDMVTAEEILAALRTAFTLDPEPGGRGGAPAEKWLVDGGPAVVGVIASVTRPFCAACDRTRLTADGQVRNCLFSRTETDLRALLRGGASDEEVAAAWRGNSWAKAAGHGINDAGFSQPDRPMSAIGG